One part of the Candidatus Eisenbacteria bacterium genome encodes these proteins:
- a CDS encoding glycosyltransferase produces MSLSVVIVHYETPDLLEECLRSLAESGDMPAEILVVDNSHRRPARPVVERFPGVRLIENTENSGFARAVNQGVRGTTGEWVMVLNPDTRVRPGALRELERFGGEHPEAGIVAPRLLNPDGTLQHSCRRFYTLRTLLYRRTFLARWMQDSPVTRAHLMLDFDHLEPRAVDWVLGGAMLVRRRAVEDVGGADERFFLYFEDVDWCYRMGKRGWKVWYVPAAEIEHRHRRESTRDLAGLRRHIVSSLRFYEKWSLLLYVAKRSQGRAGPVATVAADVAAINLAFYLAFLSRGSLGATLTKPLFPFAYYANFLLLINMVVLGTLLARGLYRARGDDWAELMVDLGKALAWASLIVMAATYAAYVKSYSRALVLLFYPYSVAAVFAGRLLVGRATAAMSERLKARPRALLLGVEPMLSEAARLVEAGTHGYEWCGRHDLDRSAAGLAPGELSARVAGLVQDERVQVAILAIPADRAQDFWDVADRCSSAGVEVRIFTGLTPWLREGDRVERFGPVHMIRISPDLPLERSHLARRLLETLVALALLPFALAAMGLSYLGLLLAGRGPAWEREAWDNGRGQRVAIRSLRARRGPVAALRRLGLDRALLLFWVLTGRLGLVGAPLRPYAESPVAGPGRGRDLPAGLTGSWYVEPARCFTENDLERGLRQADLSSDLRTLVRSAACWLGRWRG; encoded by the coding sequence ATGTCGCTGAGCGTGGTGATCGTCCACTACGAAACTCCCGACCTGCTGGAGGAGTGCCTGCGCTCCCTGGCGGAGTCCGGTGACATGCCCGCCGAGATCCTGGTGGTGGACAATTCGCACCGTCGCCCCGCCCGCCCGGTGGTGGAGCGCTTCCCCGGCGTGCGCCTGATCGAGAACACCGAGAACTCCGGGTTCGCGCGCGCGGTGAACCAGGGCGTGCGCGGGACCACCGGCGAGTGGGTGATGGTGCTCAACCCCGACACCCGCGTGCGCCCCGGCGCGCTGCGCGAGCTGGAGCGCTTCGGCGGGGAGCACCCCGAGGCCGGCATCGTGGCGCCCCGCCTGCTGAATCCCGACGGCACGCTGCAGCATTCCTGCCGGCGCTTCTACACCCTGCGCACGCTCCTGTACCGGCGCACGTTCCTGGCCCGCTGGATGCAGGACAGCCCGGTCACCCGCGCCCACCTGATGCTGGACTTCGATCACCTCGAGCCGCGCGCGGTGGACTGGGTGCTGGGCGGCGCCATGCTGGTGCGGCGGCGCGCGGTGGAGGACGTGGGGGGCGCCGACGAGCGCTTCTTCCTGTATTTCGAGGACGTGGACTGGTGCTACCGCATGGGCAAGCGCGGCTGGAAGGTGTGGTACGTGCCCGCCGCCGAAATCGAGCACCGGCACCGCCGGGAGAGCACCCGCGACCTCGCGGGCCTCCGCCGCCACATCGTCAGTTCGCTGCGCTTCTACGAGAAGTGGAGCCTGCTGCTCTACGTGGCCAAGCGCTCGCAGGGGCGCGCGGGGCCGGTCGCGACCGTCGCCGCGGACGTGGCGGCGATCAACCTGGCCTTCTACCTGGCGTTTCTCTCGCGCGGCAGCCTCGGCGCCACCCTGACCAAGCCCCTGTTCCCGTTCGCCTACTACGCGAACTTCCTGCTGCTGATCAACATGGTGGTGCTGGGCACCCTGCTGGCGCGCGGCCTCTACCGCGCCCGCGGCGACGACTGGGCCGAGTTGATGGTGGACCTCGGCAAGGCGCTGGCGTGGGCCTCGCTCATCGTCATGGCCGCCACCTACGCGGCCTATGTGAAGTCCTATTCGCGGGCCCTGGTGCTGTTGTTCTACCCGTATTCCGTCGCCGCGGTGTTCGCCGGCCGGCTGCTGGTGGGGCGCGCCACGGCGGCGATGTCCGAGCGCTTGAAGGCGCGGCCGCGCGCGCTCCTGCTGGGAGTGGAGCCGATGCTCTCGGAGGCGGCCCGGCTGGTGGAGGCGGGCACGCACGGCTACGAATGGTGCGGCCGGCACGACCTGGACCGTTCGGCGGCGGGGCTCGCGCCGGGCGAGCTTTCCGCCCGGGTGGCGGGGCTGGTGCAGGACGAGCGCGTTCAGGTGGCGATTCTGGCCATCCCGGCCGACCGCGCGCAGGATTTCTGGGACGTGGCGGACCGCTGCTCCTCCGCCGGCGTGGAGGTGCGCATCTTCACCGGGCTCACCCCGTGGCTGCGGGAAGGCGACCGCGTGGAGCGTTTCGGGCCGGTGCACATGATCCGCATCTCGCCCGACCTCCCGCTGGAGCGCAGCCACCTGGCGCGCCGCCTGCTCGAGACCCTGGTGGCGCTGGCGCTGCTGCCCTTCGCCCTGGCCGCGATGGGCCTCTCGTATCTGGGGCTGCTGCTGGCGGGACGCGGCCCGGCGTGGGAGCGCGAGGCATGGGACAACGGCCGCGGGCAGCGGGTGGCGATCCGCAGCCTCCGTGCGCGCCGCGGGCCGGTGGCGGCGCTGCGACGCCTGGGCCTGGACCGCGCGCTGCTCCTGTTCTGGGTGCTCACGGGAAGACTGGGCTTGGTGGGAGCCCCGCTCCGCCCTTATGCTGAATCCCCCGTGGCCGGACCCGGGCGTGGGCGGGACCTGCCCGCGGGCCTGACGGGGTCATGGTACGTGGAGCCGGCGCGGTGCTTCACCGAGAACGACCTGGAGCGCGGCCTGCGCCAGGCCGACCTGTCGTCCGACTTGAGGACGCTGGTGCGCAGCGCGGCCTGCTGGCTGGGCCGCTGGCGCGGGTGA
- a CDS encoding polyprenol monophosphomannose synthase, with product MRAIVIIPTYNERDNIVSLLDRLLQLPLNLRVMVVDDNSPDGTGPLVQEYASRDPRVSLLSRPGKMGLGSAYRAGFKAAVQQDVDLVFEMDADFSHFPDALLEFVEAVEDADVVVGSRYIHGVTVVHWPLRRLILSYGANVYTRIITGLPLRDATGGFKCFRREALAAIDLDRVRSDGYAFQIEMNYKCWRKGFRLKEIPITFVDRRAGVSKMNRKIIYEAVWMVWRLRLMDLFGRL from the coding sequence TTGCGGGCCATCGTGATCATTCCGACCTACAACGAGCGGGACAACATCGTGTCCCTGCTCGACCGGCTGCTGCAGCTGCCGCTGAACCTCCGGGTGATGGTGGTGGATGACAACTCGCCGGACGGAACCGGGCCGCTGGTCCAGGAGTATGCATCCCGGGACCCCCGGGTTTCGCTGCTGTCCCGGCCGGGCAAGATGGGCCTGGGTTCCGCCTACCGGGCGGGTTTCAAGGCGGCCGTGCAACAGGACGTGGACCTGGTGTTCGAGATGGACGCGGACTTCTCGCATTTCCCGGACGCGCTGCTGGAGTTCGTGGAGGCCGTCGAGGACGCCGACGTGGTGGTGGGCTCGCGCTACATCCACGGCGTCACGGTGGTGCACTGGCCGCTCCGGCGCCTGATCCTGAGCTACGGGGCCAACGTGTATACCCGCATCATCACCGGGCTGCCGCTGCGCGACGCCACCGGCGGTTTCAAGTGCTTCCGGCGCGAGGCGCTCGCGGCCATTGACCTGGACCGGGTGCGCAGCGACGGCTACGCCTTCCAGATCGAGATGAACTACAAGTGCTGGCGGAAGGGATTCCGCTTGAAGGAGATCCCCATCACCTTCGTGGACCGGCGCGCGGGGGTGTCCAAGATGAACCGGAAGATCATCTACGAGGCGGTGTGGATGGTGTGGCGCCTGCGGCTGATGGACCTCTTCGGCAGGCTGTGA
- a CDS encoding YfhO family protein, whose product MAKEKARKPATRAARTPDIPARNWFDFHPRTTVALVLLALALVFYHSLVFEGMTFGSPDTYAPASFSRIGLESIEKRHVYPLWNPFVFCGMPSFASLAFNPYIYPPDWPLALIDKVVPLPDNLIVLLYSYLAGLFMALLLLELGLPIMSSLWGAVVFAYTPNFIAMGAYGHGSKVATVAFLPLVLWLAERLFKRWRVQDLGWLAMALGFQMLRAHVQIVYYTGMMMGLYYLVHAFSLIKAGARATKILRDGAGLAVAYALGFGLAAFLLLPVKDYQKHSVRGAGEGGGAKIEYATRWSFGPSEISTFLVPSAAGFGGPTYVGSVKPFTDYPNYMGLLALFLAGAGFLFVRDRIGVFALLLGLGALLISFGEYFKPLYLFLFQHLPFFNAFRVPVMILILLQFAVALLSARGIYALLGRLTVADPKGNARAMWIAAGVAAAGAVLLAAGSGAWSAGYEKLLTAAQKDLPPASVSFLVDNARAHYVDDVWKVWGVLAVGAAALAMLGTGLLRRTPFWLVAAALLLFDLWRVDYRIISPPSAEVDARLRSSLLTPRADAVREIEDEDDVVRFLKADSSLFRILPVEEISSNRYAGFGIASVGGYNPAKPQLYDEVLQAGLQGNPRFWTAANIKYVVTQRDMGPGFAQPVAGRAAPVIGRKVLDGPMKVYRLEPASPRAWMVGRARAVAGRGALEAYNDSTWDPAAEVLLEAVPVGSLGPQEGSRVTFSGWDMNTMEMDVEARSPGYLVVSELYYPDWKATVDGKAAPILKANGFTRAVRLDAGSHRVAMRFDSPVLRRGLRLSLASAAVVLLLVLVPTVAGALRRARGNA is encoded by the coding sequence TTGGCGAAGGAAAAGGCTAGGAAGCCGGCGACCCGGGCCGCGCGCACCCCCGACATTCCGGCGCGCAACTGGTTCGACTTTCACCCGCGCACCACCGTGGCCCTGGTGTTGCTCGCCCTGGCGCTGGTGTTCTACCACTCCCTGGTCTTCGAGGGCATGACCTTCGGCTCCCCGGACACCTATGCCCCGGCCAGCTTCAGCAGGATCGGGCTGGAGTCCATCGAGAAGCGCCACGTCTACCCCCTGTGGAACCCGTTCGTCTTCTGCGGCATGCCCAGCTTCGCCAGCCTGGCCTTCAACCCGTACATCTACCCACCCGACTGGCCCCTGGCACTGATCGACAAGGTGGTCCCTCTCCCGGACAACCTGATCGTGCTGCTGTACTCCTACCTGGCCGGCCTGTTCATGGCGCTGCTGCTGCTGGAGCTGGGGCTGCCGATCATGTCCTCGCTGTGGGGGGCGGTGGTGTTCGCCTACACCCCCAACTTCATCGCCATGGGCGCATACGGCCACGGCAGCAAGGTGGCCACGGTGGCGTTCCTGCCGCTGGTGCTGTGGCTGGCGGAGCGGCTGTTCAAGCGCTGGCGGGTCCAGGACCTGGGCTGGCTGGCCATGGCCCTGGGCTTCCAGATGCTGCGGGCCCACGTGCAGATCGTCTACTACACCGGCATGATGATGGGGCTGTACTACCTGGTGCACGCATTCAGCCTGATCAAGGCCGGGGCGCGCGCCACCAAGATCCTGCGGGACGGGGCGGGCCTTGCGGTGGCCTACGCCCTGGGCTTCGGCCTGGCCGCCTTCCTGCTTCTGCCGGTGAAGGACTACCAGAAGCACAGCGTGCGTGGCGCGGGAGAGGGCGGCGGCGCCAAGATCGAGTATGCCACCCGGTGGTCGTTCGGCCCCTCGGAGATCTCCACGTTCCTCGTGCCCTCCGCGGCGGGCTTCGGCGGGCCCACCTACGTCGGCTCGGTGAAGCCCTTCACCGACTATCCCAACTACATGGGGCTGCTGGCGCTGTTCCTGGCCGGGGCCGGGTTCCTGTTCGTGCGCGACCGGATCGGCGTGTTCGCGCTGCTGCTGGGCCTGGGCGCGCTGCTGATCTCGTTTGGGGAGTACTTCAAGCCGCTCTACCTGTTCCTGTTCCAGCATCTCCCGTTCTTCAACGCCTTCCGCGTGCCGGTGATGATCCTGATCCTGCTCCAGTTCGCCGTGGCGCTGCTCTCGGCGCGCGGCATCTACGCGCTGCTGGGCCGGCTCACGGTGGCCGACCCCAAGGGCAACGCCCGCGCCATGTGGATCGCCGCCGGCGTGGCCGCCGCCGGCGCGGTGCTGCTGGCGGCCGGCTCGGGCGCGTGGAGCGCCGGCTACGAGAAGTTGCTGACCGCGGCGCAGAAGGACCTGCCGCCGGCGTCGGTGTCCTTCCTGGTGGACAATGCGCGCGCCCATTACGTGGACGACGTGTGGAAGGTGTGGGGGGTGCTGGCCGTGGGCGCGGCCGCGCTGGCGATGCTGGGGACCGGGTTGCTGCGGCGCACCCCGTTCTGGCTGGTGGCCGCCGCGCTGCTGCTGTTCGACCTGTGGCGCGTGGACTACCGCATCATCTCGCCCCCGTCGGCGGAGGTGGACGCGCGGCTGCGCAGCTCGCTGCTCACACCGCGGGCGGACGCGGTGCGCGAGATCGAGGACGAGGACGATGTGGTGCGCTTCCTCAAGGCCGACTCCAGCCTGTTCCGGATCCTGCCGGTGGAGGAGATTTCCTCCAATCGCTACGCCGGCTTCGGCATCGCCTCGGTGGGCGGCTACAACCCCGCCAAGCCCCAGCTCTATGACGAGGTGCTGCAGGCCGGGCTGCAGGGCAACCCGCGCTTCTGGACCGCGGCCAACATCAAGTACGTGGTCACCCAGCGCGACATGGGCCCCGGTTTCGCCCAGCCGGTCGCCGGGCGCGCCGCGCCGGTGATCGGGCGCAAGGTCCTGGACGGGCCGATGAAGGTGTACCGGCTCGAGCCCGCGTCCCCGCGCGCGTGGATGGTGGGGCGGGCGCGGGCGGTGGCCGGCCGGGGCGCGCTGGAGGCCTACAACGACAGCACCTGGGACCCGGCCGCTGAGGTGCTGCTGGAGGCCGTGCCCGTGGGATCGCTGGGGCCGCAGGAGGGGAGCCGCGTGACCTTCAGCGGCTGGGACATGAACACCATGGAGATGGACGTGGAAGCCCGCTCGCCCGGCTACCTGGTGGTGAGCGAACTGTACTATCCGGACTGGAAGGCCACCGTGGACGGGAAGGCGGCGCCCATCCTGAAGGCCAACGGCTTCACGCGCGCCGTGCGCCTGGACGCCGGAAGCCACAGGGTGGCGATGCGCTTCGACTCCCCGGTGCTGCGGCGCGGGCTGCGCCTGAGCCTGGCGTCGGCGGCGGTCGTCCTGCTCCTGGTGCTGGTCCCGACGGTGGCGGGCGCCCTGCGCCGCGCACGGGGGAACGCATGA
- a CDS encoding glycosyltransferase: MPTLVWFSEIKWKAMRSRKQFMLSRFGPEWRILFLEPINFSRGNAWNVARDGAVAYGTVPFVKLNTTSGIYNRLLGLAAFRAFLNWIATLQARRLLRQFGAGPDALFAVSNIFAHPVAVRLPHRGLCYDFNDHPFQFPGAPAWARSWMDPALGAADRIFVVSRHYVRELEGLGYGPLQFLGNGVEYDRFAGGTAVAPGLRDAGRPVIGYIGLVSFFISFEWVEALGRAFPDATVVFVGPVHARVREKVAALTGRAPFVFAGEQPYEELGDWIRGFDVGIIPFDPADPYTRAINPNKIHQFLACGCPVVSCPMSDELEGAPGLTVAETAEAFVEGVRAALARRPDPGPLREYARANDWGARAAEMQTGLLEAAAGHGGALGEGKG, translated from the coding sequence ATGCCCACGCTGGTGTGGTTCTCCGAGATCAAGTGGAAGGCGATGCGCAGCCGCAAGCAGTTCATGCTGTCGCGCTTCGGGCCGGAGTGGCGCATCCTGTTCCTCGAGCCCATCAACTTCAGCCGCGGGAACGCCTGGAACGTGGCGCGGGACGGCGCCGTGGCCTACGGCACCGTCCCGTTCGTGAAGCTGAACACCACCAGCGGCATCTACAACCGGCTGCTGGGGCTGGCCGCGTTCCGCGCGTTCCTGAACTGGATCGCGACGCTGCAGGCGCGGCGGCTGCTGCGCCAGTTCGGCGCGGGACCGGACGCGCTGTTCGCGGTGTCCAACATCTTCGCGCACCCGGTGGCCGTCCGGCTGCCCCACCGCGGTCTTTGCTACGACTTCAATGACCACCCGTTCCAGTTCCCCGGAGCCCCCGCCTGGGCGCGATCATGGATGGACCCGGCACTGGGCGCCGCGGACCGGATCTTCGTGGTATCCCGGCACTACGTCCGGGAACTGGAGGGGCTGGGGTACGGCCCGCTGCAATTCTTGGGAAATGGTGTCGAATATGATAGATTCGCCGGCGGCACGGCTGTCGCCCCGGGCCTGCGGGACGCCGGCCGGCCGGTGATCGGCTACATCGGGCTGGTCAGTTTCTTCATCTCGTTCGAGTGGGTGGAGGCCCTGGGCCGCGCCTTTCCGGACGCCACGGTGGTGTTCGTGGGGCCGGTGCACGCGCGGGTGAGGGAGAAGGTGGCGGCGCTCACCGGGCGGGCGCCGTTCGTGTTCGCGGGGGAGCAGCCGTACGAAGAGCTGGGGGACTGGATCCGGGGCTTCGACGTGGGCATCATCCCCTTCGATCCGGCCGACCCCTACACCCGGGCCATCAATCCCAACAAGATCCACCAGTTCCTGGCCTGCGGCTGCCCGGTGGTGAGTTGCCCGATGAGCGACGAGCTGGAAGGCGCCCCGGGGCTCACCGTCGCGGAGACCGCGGAGGCGTTCGTGGAGGGGGTGCGCGCCGCCCTGGCGCGCCGCCCCGACCCGGGCCCGCTCCGGGAGTACGCGCGCGCCAACGACTGGGGCGCGCGGGCGGCGGAGATGCAGACAGGCCTGCTGGAGGCGGCGGCCGGCCACGGAGGTGCCCTTGGCGAAGGAAAAGGCTAG
- the asnB gene encoding asparagine synthase (glutamine-hydrolyzing) has product MCGIAGYYSPSGRPVAPETLLRVSRMLRHRGPDDEGALLVDARGGRHFLAGPDTPADVRSSRLAYSPTGDLREAPPGPFPLALLHRRLSILDLSPGGHEPMCGPGGRHVVTFNGEIYNYLELRDELHALGREFRTGSDVEVLLHAYDQWGEACLARFNGMWSFALWDGRRLFCARDRLGIKPFYYAWDGERFVFSSEPKGVLAFGDLERRPDERALYYFLARDWTDFDTFTFFEGLTALLPAHALVVDERGPRAWRWWEVLPSPEPPPSEDEAVARLRELFGDAVSVHLRSDVPVGTCLSGGLDSSAVLSAASARLDHPMKAFSVGYSKFAGFDERPFAAEVARQAGAEFVPGEPDGSDLEDMLAKLAWYQDEPAAGMGIYSQWHVMRLAARDRVKVLLDGQGGDELFGGYHRYYWSALYDLFRRGRVAEWASLLRYVASDLGHGYPRTLARSFAPWLPPGLLVEGQRRFGQGKDRVLERAFEARRRDLGTDPPPRFGSLLNDQLYHDTTLRFLPSLLRYEDRNSMAWSIEARVPFLDHRVVEYAFRIPFDLKIRGHETKYVARRAFEPWVPQSVRARRDKMGYETPTDAWLRGEHARLLDELLLTGPCLGRGYLDAVELRAQVARFRAGAPLGLQVWRWLHLELWFRTFIDAPALEPAALPG; this is encoded by the coding sequence GTGTGCGGGATCGCGGGCTACTACTCACCCTCCGGCAGGCCGGTGGCGCCGGAGACACTGCTGCGCGTGAGCCGCATGCTGCGCCACCGCGGGCCGGACGACGAAGGCGCGCTGCTGGTGGACGCCCGCGGCGGCCGGCACTTCCTGGCCGGACCGGACACCCCCGCGGACGTGCGCTCGAGCCGGCTGGCCTACAGCCCCACCGGCGACCTGCGCGAGGCGCCCCCCGGGCCGTTCCCGCTGGCGCTGCTGCACCGCCGCCTCAGCATCCTGGACCTGAGCCCCGGCGGGCACGAGCCCATGTGCGGGCCCGGCGGGAGGCACGTGGTGACCTTCAACGGCGAGATCTACAACTACCTCGAATTGCGCGACGAGCTGCACGCGCTGGGCCGCGAGTTCCGCACCGGCAGCGACGTGGAGGTGCTGCTGCACGCCTACGACCAGTGGGGCGAGGCGTGCCTCGCGCGCTTCAACGGAATGTGGTCCTTCGCCCTCTGGGACGGCCGGCGCCTGTTCTGCGCCCGGGACCGGCTGGGCATCAAGCCGTTCTACTACGCGTGGGACGGCGAGCGGTTCGTGTTCTCGTCCGAGCCCAAGGGCGTGCTGGCCTTTGGCGACCTGGAGCGCCGCCCCGACGAGCGCGCGCTGTACTACTTCCTGGCGCGCGACTGGACCGATTTCGACACCTTCACCTTCTTCGAGGGCCTGACCGCGCTGCTCCCGGCCCACGCCCTGGTGGTGGACGAGCGCGGACCGCGGGCGTGGCGCTGGTGGGAGGTGCTCCCGTCGCCGGAACCGCCGCCGTCCGAGGACGAGGCGGTGGCGCGGCTGCGCGAGCTGTTCGGCGACGCCGTCTCGGTGCACCTGCGCAGCGACGTGCCCGTGGGCACCTGCCTCTCGGGCGGGCTGGATTCCTCCGCGGTGCTCTCGGCGGCATCCGCGCGCCTGGATCACCCCATGAAGGCGTTCAGCGTGGGGTACTCGAAGTTCGCGGGCTTCGACGAGCGCCCCTTCGCCGCCGAGGTGGCCCGCCAGGCGGGCGCCGAGTTCGTGCCGGGCGAGCCCGACGGCTCCGACCTGGAGGACATGCTGGCGAAGCTGGCGTGGTACCAGGACGAGCCCGCCGCGGGCATGGGCATCTACTCGCAGTGGCACGTGATGCGGCTGGCCGCGCGCGACCGGGTGAAGGTGCTCCTGGACGGCCAGGGCGGCGACGAATTGTTCGGGGGCTACCACCGCTATTACTGGTCGGCGCTCTACGACCTGTTCCGGCGCGGCCGCGTCGCCGAGTGGGCCTCGCTGCTGCGCTACGTCGCCTCGGACCTGGGCCACGGCTACCCGCGCACGCTGGCGCGCAGCTTCGCGCCATGGCTGCCGCCGGGGCTGCTGGTGGAAGGCCAGCGGCGCTTCGGCCAGGGCAAGGACCGGGTGCTGGAGCGCGCCTTCGAGGCCCGCCGCCGCGACCTGGGCACCGACCCCCCGCCGCGATTCGGGAGCCTGCTCAACGACCAGCTGTACCACGACACCACGCTGCGCTTCCTGCCCTCGCTGCTGCGCTACGAGGACCGCAACAGCATGGCCTGGAGCATCGAGGCGCGCGTGCCGTTCCTGGACCATCGCGTGGTGGAGTACGCCTTCCGCATCCCGTTCGACCTCAAGATCCGCGGGCACGAGACCAAGTACGTGGCCCGCCGGGCGTTCGAGCCCTGGGTGCCGCAGTCGGTGCGCGCGCGCCGCGACAAGATGGGCTACGAGACGCCCACCGACGCGTGGCTGCGAGGGGAGCACGCCCGGCTGCTGGACGAGCTGCTGCTCACCGGCCCGTGCCTGGGCCGGGGCTACCTCGACGCGGTGGAATTGCGGGCGCAGGTGGCGCGCTTCCGCGCCGGCGCCCCGCTGGGGTTGCAGGTGTGGCGCTGGCTGCACCTGGAGTTGTGGTTCCGGACCTTCATCGACGCGCCGGCGCTGGAGCCGGCGGCGCTGCCGGGCTAG
- a CDS encoding oligosaccharide flippase family protein → MRTQLRALTRDTMVYGLGQTLGRVVTRVGLVPVFTRMLVTAQFGALELVTTLSAALQVVFISGMDTALNRFVYEQATDEDRRRLVSTALAWRLGASLALCVPAALLSRWIAAQVYGDVTLQPYLRVALLSVPCTLTVMFVSDFLRMSFRPWAFLGFTVMNSLVYALLAVYLVAFRGRGVTGALGAQLATDCAFALIGAWLVRGSLTVRISRAKLGELLQVGLPLLPMALAYWVIQFADRNFLARFHGYHEVGVYGAAAKVALFMQFATQAFTLAWGPFGFAQAREEGGRRLFARVLGLYLWAGGALAVMLSIFAREILGLGTTRAYVGGHPAASLLVFAVLLNGTYYIFSVGVAMVKRTALMAAVLVSTAALTLGLDYLWAGPFGMYGVGTATLVGYATTTVLLAAVSQRLFPCPYPFLRGALLVLFAGAVAAVGVHVPEWGLGARLAAKTGLWVLYVAGSFLFGLVSAADLRTVAGMVAGRLRGARPAGA, encoded by the coding sequence GTGAGGACCCAGTTGCGCGCGCTGACGCGCGACACGATGGTGTACGGCCTGGGCCAGACCCTGGGGCGCGTGGTGACGCGCGTGGGGCTGGTGCCGGTATTCACGCGGATGCTGGTCACCGCGCAGTTCGGGGCGCTGGAGCTGGTCACCACGCTGAGCGCCGCGCTGCAGGTGGTGTTCATCTCCGGGATGGACACGGCGCTCAACCGCTTCGTGTACGAGCAGGCCACCGACGAGGACCGCCGCCGCCTGGTGTCCACGGCGCTGGCGTGGCGGCTGGGGGCCAGCCTGGCGCTGTGTGTGCCGGCGGCGCTGCTCTCGCGCTGGATCGCCGCGCAGGTCTACGGGGACGTCACCCTCCAGCCCTACCTGCGCGTGGCGCTGCTCTCGGTGCCGTGCACTCTGACGGTGATGTTCGTGAGCGACTTCCTGCGGATGAGCTTCCGGCCCTGGGCGTTCCTGGGCTTCACGGTCATGAATTCGCTGGTGTACGCGCTGCTGGCGGTGTACCTGGTGGCCTTTCGCGGGCGCGGCGTCACCGGCGCGCTGGGGGCGCAGCTGGCCACCGACTGCGCCTTCGCGCTGATCGGGGCCTGGCTGGTGCGCGGCTCGCTCACCGTCCGCATCAGCCGGGCGAAGCTGGGCGAGCTGCTGCAGGTGGGGCTGCCGCTGCTGCCCATGGCGCTGGCGTACTGGGTGATCCAGTTCGCGGACCGCAACTTCCTGGCCCGCTTCCACGGTTACCACGAGGTGGGCGTCTACGGGGCGGCGGCCAAGGTGGCGCTGTTCATGCAGTTTGCCACGCAGGCGTTCACCCTGGCGTGGGGGCCGTTCGGGTTCGCGCAGGCGCGCGAGGAGGGCGGCCGCAGGCTGTTCGCGCGGGTGCTGGGGCTGTACCTGTGGGCCGGCGGGGCGCTGGCGGTGATGCTCAGCATCTTCGCGCGCGAGATCCTGGGCCTGGGCACCACCCGGGCCTACGTGGGCGGGCACCCGGCGGCGTCGCTGCTGGTGTTCGCGGTGCTGCTCAACGGCACGTACTACATCTTCTCGGTGGGGGTGGCGATGGTGAAGCGCACCGCGCTGATGGCGGCCGTTCTGGTGAGCACCGCCGCGCTCACCCTGGGCCTCGACTACCTGTGGGCCGGGCCCTTCGGCATGTACGGCGTGGGCACCGCCACGCTGGTGGGCTACGCCACCACCACGGTGCTCCTCGCCGCGGTGTCCCAGCGGCTGTTCCCGTGCCCCTATCCCTTCCTGCGCGGCGCGCTGCTGGTGCTGTTCGCGGGCGCGGTGGCGGCGGTGGGCGTCCACGTGCCGGAGTGGGGGCTCGGCGCGCGCCTGGCGGCCAAGACCGGCCTCTGGGTGCTCTACGTGGCGGGGAGCTTCCTTTTCGGCCTGGTGAGTGCTGCGGACCTGCGCACCGTGGCCGGCATGGTGGCGGGCCGCCTGCGCGGCGCCCGTCCGGCGGGGGCCTGA
- a CDS encoding class I SAM-dependent methyltransferase, protein MSGVLRPGPLERAPGEAVLFLREFLASLPAGATVLDAGCGGTSFPYRDHPGLRITGVDVKAMPGDFAHGSRGLASMERLPFRDASFDAVVSNYTMEHVDDLAATWDELTRVLKPGGRLFAAVPNSHSFDDHFYRFAGWFAKYVLLKLKKRLEHQQRTDFPRSLRLAYRRGCVLESFCECPAGFSWMRDDRTRPMQPGFVAALAALKRATGLDLFRESNYIMLFRKEGLRRLREVTHVCRICGQHAALRGEAASRWACPHCGTENVLH, encoded by the coding sequence GTGAGCGGCGTGCTGCGACCCGGCCCGCTGGAGCGAGCTCCCGGCGAGGCGGTGCTGTTCCTGCGCGAGTTCCTGGCCTCGCTGCCCGCGGGCGCCACGGTGCTGGACGCCGGCTGCGGTGGCACCAGCTTTCCCTACCGCGACCATCCGGGGCTCAGGATCACCGGGGTGGACGTGAAGGCCATGCCCGGCGACTTCGCGCACGGCTCGCGCGGACTGGCCTCCATGGAGCGCCTGCCGTTCCGCGACGCCAGCTTCGACGCCGTGGTCTCCAACTACACCATGGAGCACGTGGACGACCTGGCCGCCACCTGGGACGAGCTGACCCGGGTGCTCAAGCCGGGCGGGCGGTTGTTCGCGGCGGTGCCCAACTCGCACTCCTTCGACGATCACTTCTACCGCTTCGCGGGCTGGTTCGCGAAGTACGTGCTGCTCAAGCTGAAGAAGCGCCTGGAGCACCAGCAGCGCACCGACTTCCCCCGCAGCCTGCGCCTCGCCTATCGGCGCGGCTGCGTGCTGGAGAGCTTCTGCGAGTGTCCCGCCGGCTTCTCGTGGATGCGCGACGACCGCACGCGCCCGATGCAGCCGGGCTTCGTGGCCGCGCTGGCGGCGCTCAAGCGCGCCACGGGCCTGGACCTGTTCCGCGAGAGCAACTACATCATGCTGTTCCGCAAGGAGGGCCTGCGGAGGCTGCGCGAGGTGACCCACGTGTGCCGCATCTGCGGCCAGCACGCGGCGCTGCGCGGGGAGGCCGCGTCGCGCTGGGCGTGCCCGCACTGCGGCACCGAGAACGTCCTGCACTGA